In Humulus lupulus chromosome 7, drHumLupu1.1, whole genome shotgun sequence, the following are encoded in one genomic region:
- the LOC133792208 gene encoding uncharacterized protein LOC133792208 yields MHNYVKFLNDILTKKRRLGEFETVALTKGCSAILKNKIPPKLKDPSSFTIPISIRGQEVGKALCDLGASINFMPMSIFKKLGIGEARPTTLTLQLANHSMVHPEGNIEDVLVQVDKYIFQTDFIILDYEEDREVPIILGRPFLATGRTLIDVEKGELAIQDQDGQVTFKVFNPIHSRNEVEACLAISASNSKMIEKMHEKHTKGVMKNVHFEEIEKGGEP; encoded by the coding sequence ATGCACAACTATGTGAAGTTTTTAAATGATATTTTGACAAAGAAGAGAAGGCTTGGTGAATTTGAAACAGTGGCTTTGACTAAGGGTTGTAGTGCTattttgaagaataaaattcctccCAAGTTGAAGGATCCGAGTAGTTTCACAATTCCAATTTCTATTAGGGGACAAGAAGTTggtaaagctctttgtgatttgggAGCTAGTATTAATTTCATGCCCATGTCCATttttaagaagttgggaattggagaagcaAGGCCAACTACACTCACTTTGCAATTAGCTAACCATTCTATGGTGCATCCAGAGGGAAATATTGAAGATGTACTAGTACAAGTTGACAAGTACATTTTTCAGACAGATTTTATCATTCTTGACTATGAGGAAGATAGGGAGGTTCCAAtcattttggggagaccattcCTTGCAACCGGGAGGACTTTGATAGATGTTGAAAAAGGAGAGCTCGCCATTCAAGATCAAGATGGACAAGTAACATTCAAGGTTTTTAATCCTATACATTCTCGTAATGAAGTTGAAGCTTGCTTAGCCATAAGTGCTTCCAACTCCAAGATGATTGAAAAGATGCATGAAAAGCATACCAAGGGAGTGATGAAAAATGTCCATTTTGAAGAAATTGAGAAAGGTGGTGAACCATGA